One part of the Girardinichthys multiradiatus isolate DD_20200921_A chromosome 10, DD_fGirMul_XY1, whole genome shotgun sequence genome encodes these proteins:
- the ghitm gene encoding growth hormone-inducible transmembrane protein, translating to MLVVRLTCLRSLPLVGLRPMLSQGSSALRAPTLKACPPMLRPQQGYSSKARFGFRRAKTSREQLKEAAFEPATDTAIKIDSMGRMILAGGAVVGLGALCYYGLGMSNEIGALEKSMIWPQYVKDRIHSTYMYFAGSIGLTALSAVAVSRTPALMGLMMRGSWLAIGATFAAMIGAGMLVRSISYEHSPMPKHLAWMLHAGVMGAVIAPLTLLGGPLMMRAAWYTAGIVGGLSTVAMCAPSEKFLNMGGPLAVGFGVVFASSLGSMFLPPTSAFGAGLYSIAVYGGLVLFSMFLLYDTQKVIKRAETHPLYAAQKYDPINACMGIYMDTLNIFMRLVMILAGGGGGKRK from the exons ATGTTGGTGGTGAGGCTGACGTGTCTGAGGAGTCTCCCATTAGTGGGGCTCCGTCCTATGCTGTCACAGGGCTCCTCAGCCCTGAGAGCACCCACCCTGAAGGCCTGTCCCCCTATGCTTAGGCCCCAGCAG GGTTATTCCTCAAAGGCCAGATTTGGATTCCGCCGTGCAAAAACCAGCAGGGAGCAGCTGAAAGAAGCAGCTTTTGAACCAGCAACTGATACAGCCATCAAAA TTGACAGCATGGGCAGAATGATTCTTGCCGGAGGCGCGGTGGTGGGCCTTGGAGCTCTTTGCTATTATGGTCTCGGCATGTCTAATGAAATCGGAGCCCTTGAGAAATCAAT GATCTGGCCTCAATATGTGAAGGACAGAATCCACTCCACCTACATGTACTTTGCAGGCAGCATTGGACTGACGGCTTTGTCGGCTGTAGCTGTTAGCAGGACCCCAGCACTGATGGGTCTAATGATGAGGGGGTCCTGGTTG gcaATTGGAGCAACTTTTGCAGCGATGATTGGAGCAGGGATGCTGGTTCGGTCCATCTCATATGAGCACAGCCCAATGCCCAAACACCTTGCTTGGATGCTCCATGCAG GTGTGATGGGTGCTGTCATCGCTCCACTAACTCTACTGGGAGGACCTCTGATGATGAGGGCTGCCTGGTACACAGCAGGCATTGTGGGAGGTCTGTCCACTGTGGCTATGTGCGCTCCAAGTGAGAAGTTCCTCAACATGGGAGGACCTCTTGCTGTCGGCTTTGGAGTGGTATTCGCCTCCTCCCTTG ggtCCATGTTTCTGCCACCCACCTCAGCATTTGGAGCAGGCTTGTATTCCATTGCAGTCTACGGAGGTCTAGTTCTCTtcagcatgttcctcctctacGATACACAAAAGGTTATTAAGAGGGCGGAGACACACCCACTTTACGCTGCACAAAAATATGACCCCATAAATGC GTGTATGGGGATTTACATGGACACGCTGAACATTTTCATGAGGCTGGTGATGATTCTGGCTGGCGGTGGTGGCGGCAAAAGGAAGTAA